From a region of the Mercurialis annua linkage group LG1-X, ddMerAnnu1.2, whole genome shotgun sequence genome:
- the LOC126680715 gene encoding protein DETOXIFICATION 48, whose product MCNPKPSSPSSFLCPKKTCFSIPNNKSMDLYPHDVEEQLHRWPTPSEVLQEMKAIGRISGPTAMTGLILYSRAMISMLFLGYLGELELAGGSLSIGFANITGYSVISGLAMGMEPICGQAYGAKQMKLLGLTLQRTVLLLLSISVPISFMWINMKTILLWCGQDEEISSMAHTFIIFSIPDLFFLSLLHPLRVYLRTQNITLPLTYCSAISVLLHVPLNFLLVVHFKLGVPGVAIAMVCTNLNLFLLLISFVYFSGVYKDSWVSPSSDCLKGWSSLLALAVPTCVSVCLEWWWYEFMIMLCGLLVNPKATIASMGILIQTTSLVYVFPSSLSLGVSTRVGNELGANRPAKARISMIVSLSCAVGLGLLAMTFTTLMRHQWGRFFTNDPEILELTAIALPIVGLCELGNCPQTTGCGVLRGSARPTVGANINLGSFYLVGMPVGMLMGFVAKMGFAGLWLGLLAAQGSCALLMIYVLCTTDWLVQAERARQLTQSSKSDEGDGNCNNNMIIKIIKNKGVEEILCIDDELVKSTSLETDPLLLISTTTTPTTVH is encoded by the exons ATGTGCAACCCAAAGCCATCATCTCCATCCTCATTTCTTTGTCCCAAGAAAACCTGTTTCTCTATACCCAACAACAAAAGTATGGATCTTTATCCTCATGATGTTGAAGAGCAACTACATAGATGGCCTACTCCTTCTGAG GTTTTGCAAGAAATGAAAGCTATCGGGAGGATCTCAGGCCCAACAGCAATGACTGGTCTTATTCTGTATTCTAGAGCTATGATCTCCATGCTTTTTCTTGGTTATCTCGGTGAACTTGAGCTAGCCGGTGGTTCTCTTTCGATCGGCTTCGCTAATATAACCGGTTACTCTGTTATCTCTGGACTCGCTATGGGAATGGAGCCGATTTGTGGTCAAGCTTATGGTGCTAAACAAATGAAGCTCCTTGGTCTAACTCTTCAAAGaactgttcttcttcttctttctattTCCGTTCCCATCTCTTTCATGTGGATTAACATGAAAACTATCCTTTTATGGTGCGGTCAAGATGAAGAAATATCTTCCATGGCTCatacttttattattttctctattcctgatcttttttttctttctcttcttcacCCTCTTCGAGTTTATCTCAGAACTCAAAATATTACATTGCCCTTAACTTACTGTTCAGCTATCTCTGTTCTTCTTCACGTCCCGTTAAATTTTCTCCTCGTTGTTCACTTCAAACTGGGTGTCCCAGGAGTTGCTATAGCCATGGTTTGTACAAATCTCAATCTTTTTCTTTTGCTCATTTCTTTTGTTTACTTCTCCGGCGTGTATAAAGATTCTTGGGTTTCTCCGAGCTCCGATTGTCTTAAAGGCTGGTCGTCTCTGCTTGCTTTAGCGGTTCCGACTTGCGTCTCCGTTTGTCTCGAATGGTGGTGGTACGAGTTCATGATAATGCTGTGCGGTCTTCTTGTCAATCCTAAAGCTACAATTGCTTCAATGGGTATATTAATCCAAACAACTTCATTAGTCTACGTGTTCCCATCGTCTCTAAGCTTAGGTGTCTCCACCAGAGTGGGGAATGAACTCGGGGCTAACCGGCCGGCGAAGGCTCGAATATCGATGATCGTTTCGCTTTCTTGCGCGGTCGGATTGGGTCTTTTAGCCATGACTTTCACAACATTGATGAGACATCAATGGGGGAGATTTTTCACTAATGACCCGGAGATTCTGGAGCTGACGGCTATTGCATTGCCGATTGTTGGATTATGTGAGTTGGGAAATTGCCCACAAACAACAGGTTGTGGAGTTTTAAGAGGAAGTGCTCGGCCTACAGTTGGAGCCAACATAAATTTAGGGTCATTTTACTTGGTGGGTATGCCAGTAGGAATGTTGATGGGTTTTGTAGCTAAAATGGGATTTGCAGGGTTATGGCTTGGGTTACTTGCAGCTCAAGGCTCATGTGCTTTACTCATGATTTACGTTCTTTGCACAACAGACTGGTTGGTTCAAGCAGAGAGAGCAAGACAGCTTACACAATCATCAAAATCAGATGAAGGTGACGGTAATTGTAATAATAACATGATCATCAAGATCATCAAGAATAAGGGCGTTGAAGAGATATTGTGCATTGATGATGAGCTTGTGAAGTCAACTTCACTCGAAACAGACCCTCTGCTCCTCATATCTACTACTACAACACCAACAACTGTGCATTAA